Proteins co-encoded in one Bacillus paramycoides genomic window:
- a CDS encoding amino acid permease, with amino-acid sequence MQQKKWGFWVLTAFVVGNMVGAGIFMVPSTLAQTASPLGVTLAWLTTGFGVLMLALVFGNLAIRRPDLTTGPQSHAYALFSSPKKKKMAGFSMVWGYWVANWASNVAIITSFAGYLSLFFPIMKDTRLLFSIGSFNVEVGKLITFTICSILLWGTHIILTNGVSGAGKLNFLATTTKVTGFLLFIVVTLFAFEASKFGQWYTPMIDKSGVSHGLLSQVNLAALTTLWAFIGIESAVLLSNRAVSPKTVKRATVAGLLITVAIYLGITILTMGVLHVDILQASERPLADALNAAMGHGGGKLMALLALTSLFGSILGWILLSSEVPYQAAKEGFFPSFFTKTNKKGSPIYSLRLTNIMSQVFLFSTLSGTIAEAYTFVITVSTLAYLIPYLVSPIFQLKLVATGETYKNEMRARITDGIVAVIALCYALWVIKTGAADIKTFLLGIGLFVIGFAFYPLMNRDQKKNNEKKDGQVA; translated from the coding sequence ATGCAACAAAAAAAATGGGGCTTTTGGGTACTCACAGCTTTCGTTGTCGGTAACATGGTTGGCGCTGGTATTTTCATGGTGCCAAGTACGTTGGCACAAACAGCAAGCCCTCTCGGTGTCACTTTAGCTTGGTTAACAACAGGGTTTGGTGTTTTAATGCTAGCTCTTGTTTTCGGTAATTTAGCAATTCGTCGTCCTGATTTAACGACAGGACCACAAAGTCATGCATATGCTTTATTCTCATCACCAAAAAAGAAAAAAATGGCTGGTTTCAGTATGGTATGGGGATATTGGGTTGCAAACTGGGCAAGTAACGTTGCCATCATTACATCATTTGCGGGATATTTATCACTCTTCTTCCCAATTATGAAAGATACACGACTACTATTTTCAATCGGTTCTTTTAACGTAGAAGTCGGAAAACTAATTACATTTACGATTTGTTCCATCTTACTTTGGGGAACTCATATTATATTAACGAACGGTGTAAGCGGAGCTGGAAAGCTAAACTTCTTAGCAACAACAACGAAAGTAACTGGATTCCTTTTATTCATCGTCGTTACGTTATTTGCATTCGAAGCTTCTAAGTTTGGACAATGGTACACACCGATGATCGATAAATCAGGTGTATCACACGGCCTACTTTCACAAGTGAACTTAGCTGCTCTTACAACGCTTTGGGCATTTATCGGAATTGAATCAGCGGTTCTTCTATCAAACCGTGCTGTTTCTCCAAAAACGGTAAAACGTGCAACAGTTGCAGGCTTACTTATTACCGTTGCGATTTACTTAGGAATTACAATTTTAACAATGGGTGTACTTCATGTTGATATATTACAAGCTTCTGAACGTCCATTAGCAGATGCACTAAATGCTGCAATGGGGCATGGCGGCGGGAAACTGATGGCATTACTTGCTCTTACTTCCCTATTCGGTTCCATCTTAGGCTGGATTTTATTAAGCTCAGAAGTACCATATCAAGCAGCAAAAGAAGGTTTCTTCCCTTCCTTCTTCACGAAAACAAATAAAAAAGGAAGTCCAATTTATTCATTACGATTAACAAACATTATGTCGCAAGTGTTCTTATTCTCAACATTATCAGGAACAATTGCGGAAGCTTATACATTTGTTATTACCGTATCAACATTGGCCTACCTCATTCCATATCTCGTTTCACCAATCTTCCAGTTAAAACTAGTCGCTACTGGTGAAACGTATAAAAATGAAATGCGGGCAAGAATTACAGATGGTATAGTCGCAGTGATCGCACTTTGCTACGCACTATGGGTTATTAAAACGGGCGCAGCCGATATAAAAACATTCCTTCTCGGAATTGGTTTATTCGTAATCGGCTTTGCCTTCTATCCATTAATGAATCGTGATCAGAAAAAAAATAACGAAAAGAAAGACGGGCAAGTTGCATAA
- a CDS encoding DUF3626 domain-containing protein yields MELSRSQLFALEYISKYAENEKREAKATINHILNMSNITDEMFEEAVVHLKSNARIALHFHPDRLDSNMKNIAEALFEQGIYKSQFETLLSNGSVSAYPGGERDLWEKRIFGGAYQLEGVTNNERPKYGALNVMLHPDGPAPRFGSCYFLLSPKVSYRSTYTYLDSHQDPKEKGTYEEFDMILAALLEETFVRDFAIGEGNLTPTRLIHHLLANLERPFIDFVNKESARNLNHYIEAQIHGDISLKEDVEALVVDPSFKGTNVGRTLEEICLKYSIDLYWHMGFVLPVDEVPIDFRGSKMPSLARRIARNNCIDAHIIGSAVVDLKRNPLSWSDRGTYEEVLQELKLLWHVLVRFGKPNQNLK; encoded by the coding sequence ATGGAATTATCAAGATCTCAATTATTTGCTTTAGAGTACATTTCAAAATATGCAGAGAACGAAAAACGTGAGGCTAAAGCAACAATTAACCATATACTGAACATGTCTAATATTACAGATGAAATGTTTGAAGAAGCTGTCGTTCATTTAAAATCAAACGCGAGGATTGCTTTACACTTTCATCCAGACAGATTAGATTCGAATATGAAAAATATTGCTGAAGCACTGTTTGAGCAAGGCATATATAAAAGTCAGTTTGAAACATTGCTATCTAATGGGAGTGTATCTGCTTATCCGGGTGGTGAGCGTGACCTTTGGGAAAAGAGAATATTTGGAGGTGCATATCAATTGGAAGGGGTAACGAATAATGAACGGCCTAAATATGGAGCACTAAATGTAATGTTACATCCAGATGGGCCTGCCCCGCGTTTTGGATCATGTTATTTTCTCTTATCTCCAAAAGTTTCTTATCGCTCTACATATACGTATTTAGATTCACATCAAGATCCAAAAGAAAAGGGTACTTATGAAGAGTTTGATATGATTTTAGCTGCTCTTTTGGAAGAGACATTCGTAAGAGATTTTGCAATTGGTGAAGGGAATTTGACTCCAACAAGACTCATTCATCATTTACTGGCTAACTTGGAAAGGCCGTTTATAGATTTCGTAAACAAAGAGTCAGCTCGTAATCTTAATCATTATATTGAAGCACAGATTCATGGAGATATTTCTCTTAAAGAAGATGTGGAAGCACTTGTTGTAGATCCTTCATTTAAGGGTACGAATGTAGGTAGAACTTTAGAAGAAATTTGTCTGAAGTATTCTATTGATTTGTATTGGCACATGGGTTTTGTACTTCCGGTGGATGAAGTTCCGATAGATTTTAGAGGTTCAAAAATGCCATCTCTGGCAAGACGCATTGCACGAAATAATTGTATCGATGCACATATAATTGGCTCTGCTGTAGTGGATTTGAAAAGGAATCCACTATCCTGGAGTGATCGCGGAACGTATGAAGAAGTGCTTCAGGAATTAAAATTATTATGGCATGTTTTAGTTCGATTTGGAAAACCAAACCAGAATTTGAAATAA
- the gapN gene encoding NADP-dependent glyceraldehyde-3-phosphate dehydrogenase yields MTTSNTYKFYLNGEWRESSSGETIEIPSPYLHEVIGQVQAITRGEVDEAIASAKEAQKSWAEASLQDRAKYLYKWADELVNMQDEIADIIMKEVGKGYKDAKKEVVRTADFIRYTIEEALHMHGESMMGDSFPGGTKSKLAIIQRAPLGVVLAIAPFNYPVNLSAAKLAPALIMGNAVIFKPATQGAISGIKMVEALHKAGLPKGLVNVATGRGSVIGDYLVEHEGINMVSFTGGTNTGKHLAKKASMIPLVLELGGKDPGIVREDADLQDAANHIVSGAFSYSGQRCTAIKRVLVHENVADELVDLLKAQVAELSVGSPEQDSTIVPLIDDKSADFVQGLVDDAVEKGATIVIGNKRERNLIYPTLIDHVTEEMKVAWEEPFGPILPIIRVSSDEQAIEIANKSEFGLQASVFTKDINKAFAIANKIETGSVQINGRTERGPDHFPFIGVKGSGMGAQGIRKSLESMTREKVTVLNLV; encoded by the coding sequence ATGACAACTAGCAATACGTACAAATTTTATTTAAATGGAGAATGGAGAGAAAGCTCTTCAGGAGAAACAATCGAAATTCCATCTCCATACTTACACGAAGTAATTGGACAAGTACAAGCAATTACTCGCGGAGAAGTAGATGAAGCAATTGCATCTGCAAAAGAAGCTCAAAAATCATGGGCAGAAGCTTCTCTACAAGATCGCGCAAAATATTTATATAAATGGGCTGATGAGCTTGTAAATATGCAAGATGAAATTGCCGATATCATTATGAAAGAAGTCGGTAAAGGATATAAAGATGCGAAGAAAGAAGTTGTTCGTACAGCTGACTTCATTCGTTACACGATCGAAGAAGCTTTACATATGCACGGAGAAAGCATGATGGGCGATAGCTTCCCGGGCGGTACAAAATCTAAACTTGCGATCATCCAACGCGCACCACTTGGTGTTGTATTAGCAATCGCACCGTTTAATTACCCAGTAAACTTATCTGCTGCAAAACTTGCACCAGCATTAATTATGGGTAACGCTGTTATTTTCAAACCAGCAACTCAAGGCGCAATTAGTGGTATTAAAATGGTTGAAGCACTTCATAAAGCTGGCCTTCCAAAAGGACTTGTAAACGTAGCGACAGGACGCGGTTCTGTAATTGGTGACTACTTAGTAGAACATGAAGGTATCAATATGGTATCGTTCACAGGTGGTACAAACACAGGTAAACATTTAGCGAAAAAAGCTTCAATGATTCCACTTGTATTAGAACTTGGTGGTAAAGACCCTGGTATCGTTCGTGAAGATGCTGACTTACAAGATGCTGCAAACCATATCGTAAGCGGTGCATTCTCTTACTCTGGTCAACGTTGTACAGCTATTAAACGTGTACTTGTACACGAAAACGTAGCAGACGAGCTTGTTGACTTATTAAAAGCGCAAGTAGCGGAACTATCAGTTGGATCTCCAGAGCAAGACAGCACAATCGTTCCATTAATCGACGACAAGTCTGCTGACTTCGTTCAAGGTTTAGTTGACGACGCTGTTGAAAAAGGTGCTACGATCGTTATCGGTAACAAACGTGAGCGTAACTTAATTTACCCAACATTAATCGACCACGTAACAGAAGAAATGAAAGTTGCTTGGGAAGAGCCATTCGGTCCAATCCTTCCAATCATCCGCGTTTCTTCAGATGAGCAAGCAATTGAAATTGCTAACAAATCAGAGTTCGGCTTACAAGCAAGTGTCTTCACAAAAGACATTAACAAAGCATTTGCAATTGCTAACAAAATCGAAACTGGTTCTGTTCAAATTAACGGACGCACAGAGCGCGGCCCTGACCACTTCCCATTCATCGGTGTAAAAGGTTCAGGTATGGGCGCACAAGGTATTCGTAAGAGCCTTGAGTCTATGACACGTGAAAAAGTAACCGTATTAAACTTAGTTTAA
- a CDS encoding ABC transporter ATP-binding protein, whose amino-acid sequence MLSVLLKLKWFFKEHWKRYSIAIGALLIVNIVEVIPPKVLGVTIDNIKTGTLSNEAIIQSILILIGVTIVGYGLTFVWQHQLFGGAFVLEKTMRSKFMGHLLKMTPTFYQKNRTGDLMARATNDLKAIAMTAGFGILTLVDSSLYMLTIVFMMGFTISWELTFAALIPLPIMAYAMNIYGKKLHERFTVAQDAFGDMNDKVLESIAGVRVIRAYVQENADQERFHHLGDDVYEKNMKVARIDALFQPTVKMLVGLSYLIGLVYGAYLVFQSKVTLGELVSFNVYLGMMIWPMFAIGELINVMQRGNASLDRVNETLAYEPDVKDPKNPKFVQEPDYIQFDDVTFSYPSSTETNLKKVSFTLKQGETLGVVGKTGSGKTTLVRQLLRQYPLGDGDIAVSDVTLDKMTNENVLGWIGYVPQEHILFSKTARENILFGNREATEEELEKAIEIAAFKKDLEFLPEGLETLVGEKGVSLSGGQKQRISIARAVIQNPEILILDDSLSAVDARTEAAIIDNIRTERSGKTTIITTHRLSAVQHADWILVMDEGQVIEEGTHDQLIKSGGWYAEQFERQQGESESADSGVKI is encoded by the coding sequence TTGTTATCAGTATTACTAAAGTTAAAATGGTTTTTTAAAGAGCATTGGAAGAGATATAGTATCGCCATTGGAGCTCTTTTAATTGTAAATATAGTTGAAGTCATTCCCCCGAAAGTGTTAGGGGTTACGATAGATAATATAAAAACAGGAACGTTATCGAACGAAGCTATTATACAGTCTATTCTTATTTTAATAGGAGTTACGATCGTTGGATATGGTCTTACTTTCGTTTGGCAACATCAGTTGTTTGGAGGAGCATTCGTACTGGAGAAGACGATGCGCTCTAAATTTATGGGGCATTTACTTAAAATGACACCGACGTTTTATCAAAAAAATCGTACTGGTGATTTAATGGCGAGAGCGACAAATGATTTAAAAGCAATCGCTATGACAGCTGGTTTCGGTATATTAACGCTCGTGGATTCGAGTTTATATATGCTTACGATTGTCTTTATGATGGGATTTACAATTAGTTGGGAGCTTACATTTGCGGCACTTATACCGCTTCCGATTATGGCGTATGCAATGAATATATATGGAAAGAAATTGCATGAAAGATTTACAGTTGCGCAAGATGCATTCGGTGATATGAACGATAAAGTGCTTGAGTCAATCGCTGGTGTACGTGTGATTCGTGCATACGTACAAGAAAATGCAGATCAAGAGAGATTTCATCATTTAGGAGATGACGTCTACGAAAAAAATATGAAGGTAGCTAGAATTGATGCACTATTCCAGCCAACTGTGAAAATGCTTGTTGGCCTTAGTTATTTAATTGGTTTAGTGTACGGCGCATATCTTGTATTTCAATCAAAGGTGACACTTGGTGAACTCGTTTCATTTAACGTGTATTTAGGGATGATGATTTGGCCGATGTTTGCAATTGGCGAATTAATTAATGTTATGCAAAGAGGAAACGCTTCGTTAGACCGTGTAAATGAAACGTTAGCGTATGAACCAGATGTAAAGGATCCGAAAAATCCAAAGTTTGTACAAGAGCCGGATTATATTCAGTTTGATGATGTTACCTTTTCATATCCTTCATCAACTGAAACAAATTTAAAAAAGGTTTCGTTTACATTAAAACAAGGGGAAACGCTTGGGGTTGTCGGAAAAACAGGAAGCGGAAAGACGACGCTTGTCCGTCAGCTTCTTCGCCAATATCCGCTTGGAGATGGGGATATTGCAGTCTCTGATGTGACGCTAGATAAAATGACGAATGAAAATGTACTCGGGTGGATTGGATATGTACCTCAGGAACATATTTTGTTCTCAAAAACAGCGAGAGAAAATATTTTATTCGGAAATAGGGAAGCGACGGAAGAAGAACTCGAGAAAGCGATTGAAATCGCGGCGTTTAAAAAGGATTTAGAGTTTTTACCAGAAGGGTTAGAAACGCTCGTTGGAGAGAAAGGTGTTTCTTTATCAGGAGGGCAAAAACAAAGGATTTCGATTGCGCGAGCTGTTATACAAAATCCGGAAATTTTAATTTTGGACGATTCTTTATCAGCTGTTGATGCTCGTACAGAAGCAGCGATCATTGACAATATAAGAACAGAAAGAAGCGGAAAGACGACGATTATTACGACGCACCGTTTATCTGCAGTTCAACATGCAGATTGGATTCTCGTTATGGATGAAGGGCAAGTAATAGAAGAAGGTACGCATGATCAGCTTATTAAGAGTGGAGGCTGGTATGCTGAGCAGTTTGAAAGACAACAAGGGGAAAGTGAAAGTGCCGATAGTGGGGTGAAAATATGA
- a CDS encoding ABC transporter ATP-binding protein, which translates to MSVSKRLFQYAMKVKGTIFAAMLMLFIFVIAELAGPFVAKTMIDDHIVGIEKPWYETEKSEEAVSYNGTFYKRSDRFQEGEKKGKEVRVMQVGFQYYFVPNKVNAEGSRSVKDNMITVQNGKAVQVYKAKALTKEEVFAFYKPEINRLLLLGGGYFALLVVVSLFAYGKQFFLQKAANKIIQIMREDVFSHIQTLPIRYFDHLPAGKIVSRVTNDTEAIRDLYVTVLATFVSSIIYIIGIFAALFLLDVKLATICLLIIPILIVWAILYRKYASVYNHKMRSRLSDINGTVNESIQGMPIIQAFRQERETKKEFDELNGDYFKYQNKILNLNAATSHNLVGVLRNIAFTGVIWYFGGASLSASGVISLGILYAFVDYLTRLFSPITNMVNQLANLEQSRVASERVFELLEEKGEAVEEERMPRLQGNVKFDNVSFSYNGKDEVLKNISFEAKQGETVALVGHTGSGKSSIMNVLFQFYEFEKGKLTIDGHDVKEMPKQATREHMGIVLQDPFLFSGTVASNVSLENENISKDRIVKALRDVGAERFANNINEEITEKGSTLSTGERQLISFARALAFDPAILILDEATSSIDTETEAMIQQALEVVKKGRTTFIIAHRLSTIKSADQIIVLDRGTILEKGSHDELMKKRGRYYDMYKTQMEGNQSA; encoded by the coding sequence ATGAGCGTTTCGAAACGATTATTTCAATATGCGATGAAAGTAAAAGGGACAATTTTTGCAGCGATGCTAATGTTATTTATTTTCGTCATCGCAGAGCTTGCGGGTCCTTTCGTCGCGAAAACGATGATTGATGATCATATCGTTGGAATAGAGAAGCCTTGGTATGAAACAGAAAAGAGTGAAGAGGCTGTTTCGTATAATGGCACCTTTTATAAGCGAAGCGATCGCTTCCAGGAAGGTGAGAAAAAAGGGAAAGAAGTACGCGTGATGCAGGTCGGTTTTCAATATTACTTTGTACCGAATAAAGTGAATGCTGAAGGGTCACGTTCTGTAAAAGATAATATGATTACTGTTCAAAATGGTAAGGCGGTGCAAGTGTATAAAGCGAAAGCATTAACGAAAGAAGAAGTGTTTGCGTTTTATAAACCAGAAATAAACCGATTATTATTACTTGGTGGTGGCTATTTCGCTTTATTAGTAGTCGTTTCATTATTTGCATACGGAAAGCAATTCTTCTTACAGAAGGCAGCGAACAAAATTATTCAAATTATGAGGGAAGATGTCTTTTCTCATATTCAAACGTTGCCGATTCGTTATTTCGATCATTTACCAGCAGGGAAAATTGTGTCGCGTGTCACGAATGATACGGAAGCCATTCGTGATTTATATGTAACGGTACTTGCGACATTCGTCTCTAGTATCATTTATATTATCGGGATATTTGCGGCATTATTTTTACTCGATGTAAAATTGGCAACGATATGTTTACTTATTATTCCGATATTAATCGTTTGGGCAATTCTTTATAGAAAGTATGCGTCTGTATACAATCATAAAATGCGTTCACGTTTATCTGATATTAACGGAACAGTGAATGAATCCATTCAAGGGATGCCAATTATTCAAGCGTTCCGTCAAGAGCGTGAAACGAAAAAAGAGTTTGATGAATTAAATGGAGATTATTTTAAGTATCAAAATAAAATTTTGAATTTAAATGCAGCAACTTCGCATAACTTAGTAGGTGTATTAAGAAATATCGCTTTTACAGGTGTGATTTGGTATTTCGGTGGTGCTTCATTAAGTGCTTCAGGTGTTATTTCACTAGGGATACTGTATGCGTTCGTTGATTATTTAACACGATTGTTCTCGCCGATTACAAATATGGTAAATCAGCTTGCTAACTTAGAACAATCGCGCGTTGCATCAGAACGTGTTTTTGAATTGTTAGAGGAAAAAGGGGAAGCAGTAGAAGAAGAACGTATGCCTCGCTTACAAGGAAATGTGAAGTTTGATAATGTGTCGTTTTCTTATAATGGAAAAGATGAAGTGTTAAAAAATATTTCTTTTGAAGCGAAACAAGGAGAGACAGTGGCACTTGTCGGTCATACTGGATCAGGAAAAAGTTCCATTATGAATGTACTCTTTCAATTTTATGAGTTTGAAAAAGGAAAGCTTACGATTGACGGCCATGATGTAAAAGAGATGCCGAAACAAGCAACTCGTGAACATATGGGAATCGTACTGCAAGATCCGTTTTTATTTAGCGGAACAGTAGCATCTAATGTTAGTTTAGAGAATGAAAACATTTCAAAGGATCGTATCGTAAAAGCATTGCGTGATGTTGGTGCGGAAAGATTTGCAAACAATATAAATGAAGAGATTACGGAGAAAGGAAGTACACTTTCAACCGGGGAACGTCAGCTTATATCGTTTGCTAGAGCACTTGCATTTGATCCAGCCATTTTAATTTTAGATGAAGCGACGTCTAGCATTGATACAGAGACGGAAGCGATGATTCAACAAGCGTTAGAAGTTGTGAAAAAAGGAAGGACGACATTTATTATCGCTCACCGCCTTTCTACAATTAAAAGCGCAGATCAAATTATTGTACTCGATAGAGGAACAATCTTGGAAAAAGGGTCTCATGATGAACTAATGAAAAAGCGCGGGCGTTATTACGATATGTATAAAACGCAAATGGAAGGAAACCAGAGCGCTTAA
- a CDS encoding amino acid ABC transporter substrate-binding protein — MKKLFSVLAVTTLAIGIVAGCGKEEKKDTASQDALQKIKQSGELVIGTEGTYPPFTFHDSSNKLTGFDVELAEEVSKRLGVKPVFKETQWDSLLAGLDAKRFDMVANEVGIREDRQKKYDFSSPYVSSSAVLVIAKDKDKPATFADVKGLKAAQSLTSNYADIAKKNGAEITNVEGFSQAAELLNTGRVDFTINDKLSVLNYLETKKDAKIKIVDTEKEASQSGFLFRKGSDKLVQEVNKALEDMKKDGTYDKIAKKWFGENVSK; from the coding sequence ATGAAAAAATTATTTTCAGTACTTGCAGTAACTACATTAGCGATCGGGATTGTAGCGGGCTGCGGTAAAGAAGAGAAAAAAGATACAGCTAGTCAAGACGCGTTACAAAAGATTAAACAAAGCGGTGAACTTGTAATTGGTACAGAAGGTACATACCCACCATTTACGTTCCACGATTCAAGCAATAAATTAACTGGATTCGATGTTGAATTAGCAGAAGAAGTTTCAAAACGTTTAGGAGTAAAACCTGTATTTAAAGAAACACAATGGGATAGCTTACTTGCTGGTTTAGATGCAAAACGTTTCGATATGGTTGCGAATGAAGTTGGTATTCGTGAAGATCGTCAAAAGAAATATGACTTCTCTAGCCCATACGTTTCATCTTCAGCAGTATTAGTTATTGCGAAGGATAAAGATAAACCTGCTACATTTGCTGATGTAAAAGGATTAAAAGCAGCACAATCTTTAACAAGTAACTATGCAGATATTGCTAAGAAAAATGGTGCGGAAATTACGAATGTAGAAGGCTTTAGCCAAGCAGCAGAATTATTAAATACTGGCCGCGTTGATTTCACAATCAATGATAAATTATCAGTGTTAAACTATTTAGAAACGAAAAAAGATGCAAAAATTAAAATTGTAGATACAGAAAAAGAAGCGTCACAAAGTGGATTCTTATTCCGTAAAGGTAGCGATAAGCTAGTACAAGAAGTAAATAAAGCGTTAGAAGATATGAAAAAAGACGGTACGTACGATAAAATAGCGAAAAAATGGTTTGGTGAAAATGTATCTAAGTAG
- a CDS encoding amino acid ABC transporter permease: protein MYLSSALVSDRLSTWIDIMQSSFMPMLKEAVFTTIPLTLITFIIGIILATLTALARISGSRILQWIARIYVSIIRGTPLLVQLFIIFYGLPTLNVEVEPYTAAVIGFSLNVGAYASEIIRASILSIPKGQWEAAYTIGMTYPQALKRVILPQATRVSIPPLSNTFISLVKDTSLASLILVTEMFRKAQEIAAMNYEFLIVYFEAGLIYWVICFLLSIVQQMLEKRSERYTLK, encoded by the coding sequence ATGTATCTAAGTAGTGCATTGGTTTCAGATCGATTGTCTACTTGGATAGATATTATGCAGTCTTCCTTCATGCCTATGCTGAAGGAAGCTGTATTTACGACAATTCCATTAACGCTTATTACATTTATTATCGGAATTATACTTGCGACGTTAACGGCGCTTGCACGTATTTCAGGTAGTCGTATTTTACAATGGATTGCTCGTATCTATGTATCTATCATTCGCGGAACGCCACTTCTTGTACAGTTATTTATTATTTTCTATGGTCTTCCAACTCTTAATGTTGAAGTTGAGCCATATACAGCAGCAGTTATTGGATTTTCATTAAATGTCGGTGCATATGCATCTGAAATTATTCGTGCTTCTATCCTTTCTATTCCGAAAGGGCAGTGGGAAGCAGCTTACACAATTGGGATGACATATCCGCAAGCGTTAAAACGTGTTATTTTACCGCAAGCAACGCGCGTATCCATTCCGCCGCTTTCGAATACATTTATTAGTTTAGTGAAAGATACTTCGTTAGCATCGTTAATTTTAGTAACAGAAATGTTCCGAAAAGCGCAGGAAATTGCGGCAATGAACTATGAGTTTTTAATTGTTTATTTCGAAGCAGGTCTTATTTATTGGGTTATTTGTTTCTTATTATCAATCGTACAACAGATGTTAGAAAAGCGTTCAGAACGCTACACATTAAAATAA
- a CDS encoding amino acid ABC transporter ATP-binding protein, with amino-acid sequence MISIQHLQKSFGDNTVLKHIDLSVEKGEVVVIIGPSGSGKTTFLRCLNVLETPNAGSIRIGNKELDFSQKVTKKDIVNLRTQTGMVFQHHNLFPHLTALQNVMEGLVTVKKIGKEEAKKKANYFLEKVGLADKVDLYPFQLSGGQQQRVGIARALAMEPEVLLFDEPTSALDPELVQEVLKVMKELAKEGMTMVIVTHEMRFAHQIANRVIFMDGGVVVEQGTPEEVFTNPKEERTKKFLQMLQ; translated from the coding sequence ATGATTTCAATTCAGCACTTACAAAAAAGTTTCGGAGATAATACCGTACTAAAGCATATAGATTTATCAGTTGAGAAGGGAGAAGTTGTTGTTATTATCGGGCCATCTGGATCTGGTAAAACGACATTCTTACGTTGTCTTAACGTGTTAGAAACGCCGAACGCTGGTAGTATTCGCATCGGTAATAAAGAACTCGACTTCTCTCAAAAAGTAACGAAGAAAGATATTGTCAATCTTCGTACGCAAACAGGTATGGTATTCCAGCACCATAACTTATTCCCGCATTTAACAGCACTTCAAAATGTAATGGAAGGGCTCGTTACAGTGAAAAAGATAGGGAAAGAAGAAGCGAAGAAGAAAGCAAACTATTTCCTTGAAAAAGTTGGTCTTGCGGATAAAGTAGACTTATATCCGTTCCAATTATCAGGCGGACAACAACAGCGCGTTGGAATTGCTCGCGCGCTTGCAATGGAGCCGGAAGTGTTACTATTTGATGAGCCGACGTCAGCACTTGATCCTGAACTCGTTCAAGAAGTTCTGAAAGTAATGAAAGAACTTGCTAAAGAAGGCATGACGATGGTCATTGTAACGCACGAAATGCGTTTTGCACATCAAATTGCGAACCGCGTTATTTTCATGGATGGTGGTGTCGTTGTTGAACAAGGTACACCAGAAGAAGTATTTACAAATCCAAAAGAAGAACGTACGAAGAAGTTTTTACAAATGTTGCAATAA
- the sasP gene encoding small acid-soluble spore protein, SasP family gives MANQNSSNQLVVPGATAAIDQMKYEIAQEFGVQLGADSTARANGSVGGEITKRLVAMAEQSLGGFHK, from the coding sequence ATGGCAAACCAAAATTCTTCAAATCAATTAGTAGTACCAGGAGCAACAGCTGCAATCGACCAAATGAAGTACGAAATCGCTCAAGAATTTGGTGTACAATTAGGAGCAGATTCTACGGCTCGTGCTAACGGTTCTGTTGGTGGCGAAATTACAAAACGTCTAGTTGCAATGGCTGAGCAAAGCCTTGGCGGATTCCACAAATAA